A stretch of Falco rusticolus isolate bFalRus1 chromosome 2, bFalRus1.pri, whole genome shotgun sequence DNA encodes these proteins:
- the CENPJ gene encoding centromere protein J isoform X1: MLMLHQQTKEYNVKMPAVEDPGSEQNFVAHWMSDSSRAGVLLDPSFTGLKINTEDLLSGPDNITAFPAEVLHLSDSCSVSDDSLCEESGSSRMLQQCTTETPFPAAAACNLETSKTDFVHGEVDGQNKSAHSDPLLQKLEQLKELQQQKQEQLKKQQMEQLQRLMEEQQKLLSMVSGQTAVLGYTVVAESQQLRPGHSAGLTTLRRLPSSGYQNVLEGRTYTSIVSPHTQDSDFLQKLDNKEHTSSLKNSLSGMSACEKQGKNMWCPEQKMEILMESDDDHIDPLCVKNADLSENSSRGKHLWTDTEERPIKAAIQEKKQTFEEFLEEQIKLEEQRREQTQKLQRTNGSAVQKPVIKRPFLKRGEGLTRFTNAKSNITKPGRNTPKLQQKASDDRNVTKVDGSQIQKKTVPPGKELVPENPLAQCKKYNHADKAKHCPIQKTLVLRNHNGKNIETRMQPGKNHDGQMKDSFPSEINNKVENKENLVGFDKFNIGKIRKKLPGTEKPQLPCELASAFSNSKCPVGNPVKDSELSFEVSFQNKLENWEKEKEKENLELDEFLFLEQAADEISFSSNSSFVQRILAQDQQTLKGRRMSSTPIKVKQQQVKALAAELTNKENRKADCMIQGNINDRAVMHTVSNSGTAFRMKDPLNKTDSVIFSASSMTAAPALKSNQWIVNEDKGEGSGDTTTDSESEFETTLKHENEDARTSVISHRESDPEFFDYGGSVTDISKESKNGDGDVGLSDKDCSALLKQKILKASDHQKNMSCISRNKFEFDDERTWSDLDETDVNSDLPEKYTKKPLQMDFSSKNDTTVPDKVIKRKVASKRGDEISEESAVDTDSNGPPASNLMMKLFLSLKPKQKAGCHSEREIKSNVEQEPGGKTVPSQVLRERLTELETEIERFRAENATLTKLREEREHALASIRKEIADFQQQKAQELAEIEEYKKKEIKKLQKERKVFEKYTTEARAIPDKKERDEIQALKQQIAELQEDLKQKEVKWSTTHRRLKDRIEALVNENMDLKEEIKIMERFRLEAWKKVESAGSRRKTENSGPTLKRAESYLPNRGPKSQTAPPLLPVQKCSKINGKSCSQVKGKLSRTPASGLASDRSNSETTTPLEDSSRTFMVDTSPNEACVSLPSGPACTDSEEIQRETAYPDGKVEKFLKNGCHLIFFPNGTWKKVGSDGKTVTITFFNGDVKQVMPDQTVIYYYADAKTTHTTYSDGLEVLQFSNGQIEKHYPDGKKEITFPDQTIKNLFTDGQEESIFPDGTIVRIQRDGSKMIEFTNGQRELHTSQFKRREYPDGTVKTVYLNGQQETKYTSGRIRVKDKDGNIIMDTKV; encoded by the exons ATGTTAATGCTACACCAGCAAACAAAGGAATACAATGTAAAGATGCCCGCTGTTGAAGATCCGGGTAGTGAACAAAACTTCGTTGCACATTGGATGTCCGATAGTTCCCGTGCTGGAGTCTTATTAGATCCTAGTTTTACTGGTTTGAAAATCAACACAGAAGACTTGTTATCTGGACCTGACAACATCACAGCTTTCCCTGCTGAAGTGTTGCATCTTTCAGACAGTTGTTCTGTAAGCGATGACTCCTTGTGTGAAGAGTCTGGCAGCTCTCGCATGCTTCAGCAGTGTACTACTGAAACaccttttccagcagcagcagcatgtaaCCTAGAAACCTCTAAAACAGACTTTGTCCACGGTGAAGTGGATGGTCAGAATAAATCTGCTCACAGCGATCCACTCTTACAAAAGCTTGAACAG ctGAAGGAATTGCAACAACAGAAGCAGGAACAGTTAAAGAAACAACAGATGGAGCAACTTCAGAGGCTaatggaagagcagcagaagctgcttaGTATGGTATCTGGCCAGACAGCAGTTCTTG gGTATACTGTAGTGGCTGAAAGTCAACAGCTAAGACCCGGGCATTCGGCGGGCTTAACAACTTTACGCCGATTACCATCATCTGGGTATCAGAATGTCCTTGAAGGCAGAACTTACACTTCAATTGTTTCTCCACATACACAAGACAGTGATTTTTTACAAAAGTTAGACAACAAAGAACACACCTCATCTTTGAAGAACAGTCTCTCAGGAATGTCTGCCTGTGAGAAACAAG gaaaaaacaTGTGGTGTCCAGAACAAAAGATGGAAATATTAATGGAGAGTGATGATGATCACATTGATCCTTTATGTGTGAAAAATGCAGATCTCTCTGAGAAttccagcagaggaaaacatttgTGGACTGATACAGAGGAAAG ACCTATTAAAGCTGCgattcaggaaaagaaacagacatttgAAGAATTCCTGGAAGAACAGATAAAACTAGAAGAGCAGCGTCGGGAGCAAACCCAGAAGTTACAg AGGACAAATGGATCAGCTGTTCAAAAACCAGTGATCAAGCGACCCTTCCTGAAAAGAGGAGAAGGCTTAACAAGATTCACTAATGCCAAATCTAATATTACAAAACCTGGAAGAAACACCCCAAAACTTCAACAAAAGGCTTCAGACGACAGAAATGTTACTAAAGTAGATGGAtcacaaatacagaagaaaaccgTGCCTCCTGGCAAAGAACTGGTTCCTGAGAACCCTTTAGCACAGTGTAAAAAATATAACCATGCTGATAAAGCAAAACATTGTCCTATTCAGAAGACCCTGGTACTCAGGAAtcacaatggaaaaaatatagaaacaaGAATGCAACCAGGAAAAAATCATGATGGACAGATGAAAGATTCTTTCCCATCAGAAATTAACaacaaagtagaaaataaagagaactTAGTAGGATTTGATAAGTTTAACATTGGCAAAATCCGAAAAAAATTACCTGGCACAGAAAAACCTCAGTTGCCTTGTGAGCTGGCCAGTGCCTTTTCTAATTCTAAATGTCCTGTAGGTAACCCTGTAAAAGATTCAGAACTGTCTTTTgaagtttcatttcagaataagctggaaaactgggaaaaagaaaaagaaaaagagaatctAGAATTAGATGAATTTTTGTTTCTAGAACAAGCTGCAGATGAAATATCTTTCTCAAGTAATTCTTCATTTGTGCAAAGGATCTTAGCTCAAGATCAGCAGACTTTAAAAGGCCGTAGAATGTCTTCTACCCCTATCAAggtaaaacagcagcaagtaAAGGCACTGGCTGCTGAACTTACAAataaggaaaatagaaaagcagaCTGTATGATACAGGGAAATATAAATGATAGAGCAGTCATGCATACAGTCTCAAATTCAGGAACAGCTTTTAGAATGAAGGATCCATTGAATAAAACAGACAGTGtaatattttcagcttcttctatgacagcagctcctgctttaaaaagtaatcaGTGGATTGTAAATGAAGATAAGGGTGAAGGCAGTGGTGATACTACTACAGATTCTGAGAGTGAATTTGAGACCACAttaaagcatgaaaatgaagatgCAAGGACATCCGTTATAAGCCATAGGGAAAGTGATCCAGAATTTTTTGATTATGGAGGTTCTGTTACAGAcatcagcaaagaaagcaaaaatggagATGGTGACGTTGGCTTGTCAGACAAAGATTGCAGTGCACTGTTAAAGCAAAAGATTCTAAAAGCTTCAGACCATCAGAAAAACATGTCTTGTATAAGTAGGAATAAGTTTGAGTTTGATGATGAAAGAACATGGAGTGACCTGGATGAAACTGATGTTAACAGTGATTTACCtgaaaaatacactaaaaaacCTTTACAGATGGACTTTTCCAGTAAGAATGACACAACTGTCCCAGATAAGGTAATAAAGAGGAAAGTTGCGTCAAAGAGAGGAGATGAAATATCCGAAGAGTCTGCAGTGGACACTGATTCAAATGGACCTCCCGCATCAAACCTGATGATGAAGCTGTTCCTTTCACTGAAACCAAAACAGAAGGCAGGCTGTCATTCAGAGCGTGAAATCAAATCAAATGTGGAACAGGAGCCAGGAG GAAAGACTGTTCCATCCCAGGTACTGAGAGAGAGACTCACTGAACTGGAAACTGAAATAGAGAGATTCAGAGCTGAAAACGCAACTCTAACTAAACTCCGTGAAGAAAGAGAACATGCCTTGGCAAGTATCAg GAAAGAAATTGCGGACTTTCAACAGCAGAAAGCCCAAGAACTGGCTGAAAtagaagaatataaaaaaaaggaaatcaaaaaactgcaaaaggagcgtaaagtttttgaaaaatataccACAGAAGCTAGAGCAATTCCAGATAAAAAAGAACGTGATGAAATTCAG GCTTTAAAACAGCAGATTGCAGAGTTACaggaagatttaaaacaaaaagaggtaAAATGGTCAACCACCCATCGACGCCTGAAAGATCGAATAGAAGCTTTAGTAAATGAGAATATGGACCTAAAAGAGGAAATCAAAATTATGGAGAGGTTTCGTCTAGAAGCCTGGAAGAAGGTGGAATCTGctggaagcaggaggaaaacagaaaattctggGCCGACTCTAAAAAGAGCAGAATCT TATCTACCAAACAGAGGTCCAAAAAGTCAAACCGCACCTCCACTTCTTCCAGTACAGAAGTGCAGCAAGATAAATGGCAAAAGCTGTTCACAGGTGAAAG GAAAGCTTTCTAGAACACCTGCATCAGGACTTGCTAGTGACAGAAGCAACTCTGAGACAACGACACCACTAGAGGATTCTTCTAGGACTTTTATGGTA GACACCTCTCCTAATGAAGCCTGTGTGTCACTGCCATCTGGACCTGCCTGTACAGACAGTGAAGAGATACAGAGAGAAACTGCTTATCCTGATGGAAAG GttgaaaagtttttgaaaaatggCTGTCACCTCATATTTTTCCCTAATGGGACATGGAAAAAAGTGGGCTCTGATGGGAAGACCGTAACTATAACCTTCTTCAATGGGGATGTGAAGCAGGTTATGCCTGATCAAACAGTG atttatTATTATGCTGATGCTAAGACTACACATACTACGTACTCTGATGGGTTAGAGGTCTTGCAGTTCTCAAATGGACAAATAG agaAGCATTATCCTGAtggcaagaaagaaattaccTTCCCTGatcaaacaattaaaaatttatttacgGATGGGCAAGAAGAAAGTATCTTTCCAGATGGTACTATTGTTCGTATTCAGCG AGATGGAAGCAAAATGATAGAATTCACTAATGGCCAGAGAGAACTACACACATCACAGTTCAAGAGACGGGAGTATCCAGATGGTACTGTCAAGACTGTGTACTTGAATGGACAGCAAGAAACAAAGTACACCTCTGGCAGAATAAGAGTAAAGGACAAGGATGGTAATATTATCATGGACACTAAGGTGTAG
- the CENPJ gene encoding centromere protein J isoform X2: MLMLHQQTKEYNVKMPAVEDPGSEQNFVAHWMSDSSRAGVLLDPSFTGLKINTEDLLSGPDNITAFPAEVLHLSDSCSVSDDSLCEESGSSRMLQQCTTETPFPAAAACNLETSKTDFVHGEVDGQNKSAHSDPLLQKLEQLKELQQQKQEQLKKQQMEQLQRLMEEQQKLLSMVSGQTAVLGYTVVAESQQLRPGHSAGLTTLRRLPSSGYQNVLEGRTYTSIVSPHTQDSDFLQKLDNKEHTSSLKNSLSGMSACEKQGKNMWCPEQKMEILMESDDDHIDPLCVKNADLSENSSRGKHLWTDTEERPIKAAIQEKKQTFEEFLEEQIKLEEQRREQTQKLQRTNGSAVQKPVIKRPFLKRGEGLTRFTNAKSNITKPGRNTPKLQQKASDDRNVTKVDGSQIQKKTVPPGKELVPENPLAQCKKYNHADKAKHCPIQKTLVLRNHNGKNIETRMQPGKNHDGQMKDSFPSEINNKVENKENLVGFDKFNIGKIRKKLPGTEKPQLPCELASAFSNSKCPVGNPVKDSELSFEVSFQNKLENWEKEKEKENLELDEFLFLEQAADEISFSSNSSFVQRILAQDQQTLKGRRMSSTPIKVKQQQVKALAAELTNKENRKADCMIQGNINDRAVMHTVSNSGTAFRMKDPLNKTDSVIFSASSMTAAPALKSNQWIVNEDKGEGSGDTTTDSESEFETTLKHENEDARTSVISHRESDPEFFDYGGSVTDISKESKNGDGDVGLSDKDCSALLKQKILKASDHQKNMSCISRNKFEFDDERTWSDLDETDVNSDLPEKYTKKPLQMDFSSKNDTTVPDKVIKRKVASKRGDEISEESAVDTDSNGPPASNLMMKLFLSLKPKQKAGCHSEREIKSNVEQEPGGKTVPSQVLRERLTELETEIERFRAENATLTKLREEREHALASIRKEIADFQQQKAQELAEIEEYKKKEIKKLQKERKVFEKYTTEARAIPDKKERDEIQALKQQIAELQEDLKQKEVKWSTTHRRLKDRIEALVNENMDLKEEIKIMERFRLEAWKKVESAGSRRKTENSGPTLKRAESYLPNRGPKSQTAPPLLPVQKCSKINGKSCSQVKGKLSRTPASGLASDRSNSETTTPLEDSSRTFMDTSPNEACVSLPSGPACTDSEEIQRETAYPDGKVEKFLKNGCHLIFFPNGTWKKVGSDGKTVTITFFNGDVKQVMPDQTVIYYYADAKTTHTTYSDGLEVLQFSNGQIEKHYPDGKKEITFPDQTIKNLFTDGQEESIFPDGTIVRIQRDGSKMIEFTNGQRELHTSQFKRREYPDGTVKTVYLNGQQETKYTSGRIRVKDKDGNIIMDTKV; encoded by the exons ATGTTAATGCTACACCAGCAAACAAAGGAATACAATGTAAAGATGCCCGCTGTTGAAGATCCGGGTAGTGAACAAAACTTCGTTGCACATTGGATGTCCGATAGTTCCCGTGCTGGAGTCTTATTAGATCCTAGTTTTACTGGTTTGAAAATCAACACAGAAGACTTGTTATCTGGACCTGACAACATCACAGCTTTCCCTGCTGAAGTGTTGCATCTTTCAGACAGTTGTTCTGTAAGCGATGACTCCTTGTGTGAAGAGTCTGGCAGCTCTCGCATGCTTCAGCAGTGTACTACTGAAACaccttttccagcagcagcagcatgtaaCCTAGAAACCTCTAAAACAGACTTTGTCCACGGTGAAGTGGATGGTCAGAATAAATCTGCTCACAGCGATCCACTCTTACAAAAGCTTGAACAG ctGAAGGAATTGCAACAACAGAAGCAGGAACAGTTAAAGAAACAACAGATGGAGCAACTTCAGAGGCTaatggaagagcagcagaagctgcttaGTATGGTATCTGGCCAGACAGCAGTTCTTG gGTATACTGTAGTGGCTGAAAGTCAACAGCTAAGACCCGGGCATTCGGCGGGCTTAACAACTTTACGCCGATTACCATCATCTGGGTATCAGAATGTCCTTGAAGGCAGAACTTACACTTCAATTGTTTCTCCACATACACAAGACAGTGATTTTTTACAAAAGTTAGACAACAAAGAACACACCTCATCTTTGAAGAACAGTCTCTCAGGAATGTCTGCCTGTGAGAAACAAG gaaaaaacaTGTGGTGTCCAGAACAAAAGATGGAAATATTAATGGAGAGTGATGATGATCACATTGATCCTTTATGTGTGAAAAATGCAGATCTCTCTGAGAAttccagcagaggaaaacatttgTGGACTGATACAGAGGAAAG ACCTATTAAAGCTGCgattcaggaaaagaaacagacatttgAAGAATTCCTGGAAGAACAGATAAAACTAGAAGAGCAGCGTCGGGAGCAAACCCAGAAGTTACAg AGGACAAATGGATCAGCTGTTCAAAAACCAGTGATCAAGCGACCCTTCCTGAAAAGAGGAGAAGGCTTAACAAGATTCACTAATGCCAAATCTAATATTACAAAACCTGGAAGAAACACCCCAAAACTTCAACAAAAGGCTTCAGACGACAGAAATGTTACTAAAGTAGATGGAtcacaaatacagaagaaaaccgTGCCTCCTGGCAAAGAACTGGTTCCTGAGAACCCTTTAGCACAGTGTAAAAAATATAACCATGCTGATAAAGCAAAACATTGTCCTATTCAGAAGACCCTGGTACTCAGGAAtcacaatggaaaaaatatagaaacaaGAATGCAACCAGGAAAAAATCATGATGGACAGATGAAAGATTCTTTCCCATCAGAAATTAACaacaaagtagaaaataaagagaactTAGTAGGATTTGATAAGTTTAACATTGGCAAAATCCGAAAAAAATTACCTGGCACAGAAAAACCTCAGTTGCCTTGTGAGCTGGCCAGTGCCTTTTCTAATTCTAAATGTCCTGTAGGTAACCCTGTAAAAGATTCAGAACTGTCTTTTgaagtttcatttcagaataagctggaaaactgggaaaaagaaaaagaaaaagagaatctAGAATTAGATGAATTTTTGTTTCTAGAACAAGCTGCAGATGAAATATCTTTCTCAAGTAATTCTTCATTTGTGCAAAGGATCTTAGCTCAAGATCAGCAGACTTTAAAAGGCCGTAGAATGTCTTCTACCCCTATCAAggtaaaacagcagcaagtaAAGGCACTGGCTGCTGAACTTACAAataaggaaaatagaaaagcagaCTGTATGATACAGGGAAATATAAATGATAGAGCAGTCATGCATACAGTCTCAAATTCAGGAACAGCTTTTAGAATGAAGGATCCATTGAATAAAACAGACAGTGtaatattttcagcttcttctatgacagcagctcctgctttaaaaagtaatcaGTGGATTGTAAATGAAGATAAGGGTGAAGGCAGTGGTGATACTACTACAGATTCTGAGAGTGAATTTGAGACCACAttaaagcatgaaaatgaagatgCAAGGACATCCGTTATAAGCCATAGGGAAAGTGATCCAGAATTTTTTGATTATGGAGGTTCTGTTACAGAcatcagcaaagaaagcaaaaatggagATGGTGACGTTGGCTTGTCAGACAAAGATTGCAGTGCACTGTTAAAGCAAAAGATTCTAAAAGCTTCAGACCATCAGAAAAACATGTCTTGTATAAGTAGGAATAAGTTTGAGTTTGATGATGAAAGAACATGGAGTGACCTGGATGAAACTGATGTTAACAGTGATTTACCtgaaaaatacactaaaaaacCTTTACAGATGGACTTTTCCAGTAAGAATGACACAACTGTCCCAGATAAGGTAATAAAGAGGAAAGTTGCGTCAAAGAGAGGAGATGAAATATCCGAAGAGTCTGCAGTGGACACTGATTCAAATGGACCTCCCGCATCAAACCTGATGATGAAGCTGTTCCTTTCACTGAAACCAAAACAGAAGGCAGGCTGTCATTCAGAGCGTGAAATCAAATCAAATGTGGAACAGGAGCCAGGAG GAAAGACTGTTCCATCCCAGGTACTGAGAGAGAGACTCACTGAACTGGAAACTGAAATAGAGAGATTCAGAGCTGAAAACGCAACTCTAACTAAACTCCGTGAAGAAAGAGAACATGCCTTGGCAAGTATCAg GAAAGAAATTGCGGACTTTCAACAGCAGAAAGCCCAAGAACTGGCTGAAAtagaagaatataaaaaaaaggaaatcaaaaaactgcaaaaggagcgtaaagtttttgaaaaatataccACAGAAGCTAGAGCAATTCCAGATAAAAAAGAACGTGATGAAATTCAG GCTTTAAAACAGCAGATTGCAGAGTTACaggaagatttaaaacaaaaagaggtaAAATGGTCAACCACCCATCGACGCCTGAAAGATCGAATAGAAGCTTTAGTAAATGAGAATATGGACCTAAAAGAGGAAATCAAAATTATGGAGAGGTTTCGTCTAGAAGCCTGGAAGAAGGTGGAATCTGctggaagcaggaggaaaacagaaaattctggGCCGACTCTAAAAAGAGCAGAATCT TATCTACCAAACAGAGGTCCAAAAAGTCAAACCGCACCTCCACTTCTTCCAGTACAGAAGTGCAGCAAGATAAATGGCAAAAGCTGTTCACAGGTGAAAG GAAAGCTTTCTAGAACACCTGCATCAGGACTTGCTAGTGACAGAAGCAACTCTGAGACAACGACACCACTAGAGGATTCTTCTAGGACTTTTATG GACACCTCTCCTAATGAAGCCTGTGTGTCACTGCCATCTGGACCTGCCTGTACAGACAGTGAAGAGATACAGAGAGAAACTGCTTATCCTGATGGAAAG GttgaaaagtttttgaaaaatggCTGTCACCTCATATTTTTCCCTAATGGGACATGGAAAAAAGTGGGCTCTGATGGGAAGACCGTAACTATAACCTTCTTCAATGGGGATGTGAAGCAGGTTATGCCTGATCAAACAGTG atttatTATTATGCTGATGCTAAGACTACACATACTACGTACTCTGATGGGTTAGAGGTCTTGCAGTTCTCAAATGGACAAATAG agaAGCATTATCCTGAtggcaagaaagaaattaccTTCCCTGatcaaacaattaaaaatttatttacgGATGGGCAAGAAGAAAGTATCTTTCCAGATGGTACTATTGTTCGTATTCAGCG AGATGGAAGCAAAATGATAGAATTCACTAATGGCCAGAGAGAACTACACACATCACAGTTCAAGAGACGGGAGTATCCAGATGGTACTGTCAAGACTGTGTACTTGAATGGACAGCAAGAAACAAAGTACACCTCTGGCAGAATAAGAGTAAAGGACAAGGATGGTAATATTATCATGGACACTAAGGTGTAG